The genomic interval GCGTCGGACTCGACCTTGGGCCCGACCTCGGGCCTGAACGTGGACGGCCAGCACCACCACATCTGGGACACGGTGGTGCCGACCTTCATCCACTACAACCTGCCGCTGCTGGCGTTTGGCTGGTTGGCGGCGATGACGCTGTAAGGCGGGGAGGGCGTCAGCCCTTGTCGGGCGGCGGCGAGATCCTGTTGAGGACTGTGCTGCCGTCCTTGCTGCGGGTCAGGTAGACCGGCAGCACCTTGGGCAGGTTGTTGACCAGGCGCCCGACTTCGCGGGTGTTATAGATGCCGCTGATGCGGATCCGCCCGGTGCTGGCATCGGCCAGCAGCAGCGGGGCGTCGAGGTAGCGGTTGATCACTGGCAACGCCTGTTCCAGGCTCAGGTTATCGAGCACCAGCTTGCCATTGCGCCAAGCCAAGGCATTGCCGTAATCGTCGCTTTGCGCCAGTTGCGGCTCGAAATCGCCCTTGTGATAGCTGGCCTGCATCCCAGGGCCTAGGCGGTAGCCACCGGCACTGCCGTCGCTGGACACCAGCACCGAACCTTCCACCAAGGTGACTTTGACCTGGTCCTGGTACTTCCAGACGTTGAACTGGGTGCCGGTTACCCGGGTCTGGCCGCGGCCAGCGTGGACGATGAAGGGGTGCGCACTGTCGTGCTGGACCTTGAAGAACGCCTCGCCGCGCTTGAGGGTAACCTGGCGCTGGTCCTTGAAGTTGAGGTATGTCAGCTCGGTATTGAGGTTGAGCTGCACCGTGCTGCCGTCGCTCAGCTCTACTGTCTGCATCCGGTCGCTGGCTTCGAAGTGCTGGTAATGGTTGGGCAGCCAACCTTGTTCCCAGCCCATCCAGCCTGCCAATGGCAGTACCGCCAGGGCGATGGCCGCAGCCGAGGCCAGCGGGCGCCAGTTGCGCACGCGTGCGGCCTGGCGTGACGGCGGGTTGAAGTCGACCACGGTCGCGTTGCGCGGCAGCAGGTCGGCAGTCTGCCAGATTTCCAGCATCGCCTGGTATTCCTCAGCGTGCCGTG from Pseudomonas kermanshahensis carries:
- a CDS encoding FecR family protein; protein product: MNHDRLNPSPDDAITDAAAQWCMRLHADDCTAAEREAFARWLAADPRHAEEYQAMLEIWQTADLLPRNATVVDFNPPSRQAARVRNWRPLASAAAIALAVLPLAGWMGWEQGWLPNHYQHFEASDRMQTVELSDGSTVQLNLNTELTYLNFKDQRQVTLKRGEAFFKVQHDSAHPFIVHAGRGQTRVTGTQFNVWKYQDQVKVTLVEGSVLVSSDGSAGGYRLGPGMQASYHKGDFEPQLAQSDDYGNALAWRNGKLVLDNLSLEQALPVINRYLDAPLLLADASTGRIRISGIYNTREVGRLVNNLPKVLPVYLTRSKDGSTVLNRISPPPDKG